From Candidatus Sphingomonas colombiensis, one genomic window encodes:
- a CDS encoding bifunctional diguanylate cyclase/phosphodiesterase: MPNTIFRRLGLDRALDEMMPRVAAFLEAGDARAEFIWNIGNAVEQRHFIVTLARVGYRAEPRCLVSFVDHTGELRTEQNLRREMTIDSLTGLANRSGFGDMLETVIAAGDAACAVLVVDLDRFSRINACLGSMAGDELLMALARRLKGALRARDVLARTGGDEFGILLSIDESRDEAEHVAKRIRAVLAAPFRLSDYEIHVSCSIGFAFVDETVDEAEDVIRHAQFAVKRSKQSGRAEAYQNQAFVRAREEFALETALRRAIEDRQLTLHFQPICDLSTGRIVSFEALARWTDQAGRPQSPATFIAVAEESGLILPLGRWAIDEAVRTLAGWDLRTGGDCGVSMSVNLSAIQLQRDAVAPMVAGALELHGLSGRRLRLELTESALVAEPERIARVLHALKALGATIAMDDFGTGYSNLAYLQKLPIDILKIDRSFVTGMLADRDKVAIVRAVLGLAAALNMDTVAEGIEADEVGQTLAALGCTYGQGYAYAPPLEAEAAYRLLRERNN, encoded by the coding sequence ATGCCGAATACCATCTTTCGGCGGCTGGGGCTGGACCGTGCGCTGGATGAAATGATGCCGCGAGTGGCGGCGTTTCTCGAGGCGGGTGATGCCCGGGCGGAATTCATCTGGAACATCGGCAATGCGGTCGAGCAGCGCCATTTCATCGTGACGCTGGCGCGCGTCGGCTATCGCGCAGAGCCGCGCTGCCTCGTCAGCTTCGTCGATCATACCGGCGAATTGCGCACCGAGCAGAATCTGCGGCGCGAGATGACGATCGACAGCTTAACCGGGCTCGCCAATCGCAGCGGCTTCGGCGATATGCTCGAAACCGTGATCGCCGCAGGCGATGCGGCTTGCGCAGTCCTGGTGGTCGATCTCGATCGGTTCAGCCGGATCAACGCCTGCCTTGGCAGCATGGCCGGTGACGAATTGCTGATGGCGTTGGCGCGGCGGCTAAAGGGGGCGCTCCGCGCGCGCGACGTGCTGGCGCGCACCGGCGGCGACGAATTCGGCATCCTACTGTCGATCGACGAGAGCCGTGATGAGGCGGAGCATGTCGCCAAGCGTATCCGCGCGGTGCTCGCGGCACCATTCCGGCTGAGCGATTACGAAATCCACGTATCCTGTTCGATCGGCTTCGCGTTCGTCGATGAGACGGTGGACGAGGCGGAGGATGTGATCCGCCACGCGCAATTCGCGGTGAAACGCTCGAAGCAGAGCGGGCGGGCCGAAGCATACCAAAATCAGGCGTTCGTCCGCGCGCGCGAGGAGTTCGCGCTGGAAACCGCGTTGCGCCGCGCGATCGAGGATCGGCAGCTGACGCTGCATTTTCAGCCGATCTGCGATCTTTCGACCGGGCGGATCGTCAGTTTTGAGGCATTGGCGCGCTGGACGGATCAGGCGGGGCGGCCGCAATCTCCAGCCACCTTTATCGCGGTGGCGGAGGAATCCGGGCTGATCCTGCCGCTGGGACGCTGGGCGATCGACGAGGCGGTACGCACGCTCGCGGGATGGGATTTGCGCACCGGCGGTGATTGCGGCGTATCCATGTCGGTGAACCTCTCCGCGATCCAGTTGCAGCGTGACGCGGTGGCGCCGATGGTCGCGGGCGCGCTCGAACTGCATGGCTTGTCGGGGCGGCGTCTGCGGCTGGAACTCACCGAAAGCGCACTGGTGGCGGAGCCGGAACGCATCGCGCGCGTGCTCCATGCGTTGAAGGCGCTGGGCGCCACGATCGCGATGGATGATTTCGGCACCGGTTATTCCAACCTTGCCTACCTTCAGAAACTGCCGATCGATATCCTGAAGATCGATCGCAGCTTCGTCACCGGCATGCTGGCCGATCGCGACAAGGTGGCGATCGTCCGCGCGGTGCTCGGGCTCGCCGCCGCGCTCAACATGGATACGGTGGCCGAAGGGATCGAGGCGGACGAGGTTGGGCAAACGCTGGCCGCACTCGGCTGCACTTATGGCCAGGGTTATGCCTATGCGCCGCCGCTGGAGGCGGAAGCGGCCTACCGGCTGCTGCGCGAACGCAACAACTGA